CATACTTTTTTGCGATTATAAATTTCAAGCCGAGCTGCACCGCCTGCTCTGCGAAGAACATCGTAAAGTTGGCCTTGGAGTAGAAGCGAAGGGCCCTCTGTTTTAGGAATTCCATATTCAGGATTTATTTGTATTAGAAATATAAAACCATTGCCGAAGAAAAAATTAAAATCACATGCCGAGCATCTTCTCTTCCCACTTTTTCAGGTAGGCTGAGCTCTGGCTAACATCAGCGAAGATGCTTGCAGCCCTCTCAACGTCCTCAAGTTCCACTTTTCCTGAGTTTCTCATCTTGGCAAACTCGTAGGCTGGGGCGAGGAGCTGAACCGCATACCTCAAACTCGTCTTCTCCCCTATGTCAGTGAGCTTCTCCATCGCCTCGTTGCTGAGCATTATTCCGGACTCGGCTGCTCTTATCTCTATTATTGTCTTGATTTCCTCCCTGCTGTAGGGCTCTGTCGTGATGATCAGCAGCCTGTCAAGCAAGTCAAGCGGGATGCCGTGCGGAGCAACAATATCGGTCCCTCTAATCCTCGAAAATCCTCTGTTGGAGGCGAGAATTATTATTGGCGC
The nucleotide sequence above comes from Archaeoglobus fulgidus DSM 4304. Encoded proteins:
- a CDS encoding HEPN domain-containing protein, yielding MEFLKQRALRFYSKANFTMFFAEQAVQLGLKFIIAKKYGEILLTLNTLKK